GTTGAATTGCTTAGGAAAAGAACTTAAAAGAATGGTATTTTTAATCTTCAAGGTATTGATATCCGACACTCCGCTGGTCTCGAAATATACCCATACAGTTTCTCCGCTTACCTGACTTCCAGTGAAGGTTATAGTTTTCGGAGAGCCATTGATGTACACATCAAAATTATTATTCACATATTTTTTAACCTCTGCCTCAAATCCTGCTGTATTAGGATTGATTTTTATAGCATCAGAAATATGGTTGGTATTCATTTTTGTGGTAAACTTCAATGTTTTACTTCCATCTATATAATCCACTTTGGTCATTGAAGAGAAAAAGTCTACATACATAAAACTCATTAACACAAAAAATGTTAAAATTCCTGATATATATAAAAGTTTTTTCATCTTAATTAATAGATTTACAAATCATACTTGCTAGTTATAGGTCACAAATAATATGCCAATTAAAAATTTACATTCACAGAATATTTGTCATAAAATGCTTTAATGTGGGCCACCGCTTCATCCGCCGTATCTACCACCCTGTATAAATCCAGATCATCTTCTGCGATCATTCCTTCTTTTAACAGTGTTGCTTTGAACCATTCCAACAAGCCACCCCAGAATTCACTTCCTACAAGAACGATCGGGAATTTACCTATTTTATTAGTCTGGATCAGTGTTATAGCTTCCGTAAGCTCATCAAGAGTTCCAAAGCCTCCAGGCATTACCACAAATCCCTGGGAATATTTTACGAACATTACTTTTCTTACAAAAAAGTAATCGAAGTTCATAGAATAAGATTTATTAATATAAGGATTAAAATGCTGCTCAAAAGGCAGATCAATATTAAGCCCGATAGATCTTCCCTGGCCATTGAATGCACCTTTATTGCCCGCTTCCATAATGCCCGGGCCACCTCCGGTAATGATTCCGAAGCCTAGTTTAGTGATTTTTTCGGCAATTTCTACAGCCATTTCGTAGTACTTACTTTCTGGCTTCAGCCTTGCAGACCCAAATATAGAAACACACGGGCCGATCTTGGCCAGCTTTTCGTAACCATCCACAAATTCAGCCATTACTTTAAACACCATCCAGCTGTCCTTCGTAATGGTTTCGTCCCAGGTTTTTTGTCTGAGACTGTTGTGAAGCTTTGTTTCGTTTATATCTAATTCAGGATTTATCAAACTTTCATCCCTCGTTCCCTCCATTTCCATGCGAAATTATTTAAAATGTTTTTCGGCTTCTATTACCGATTCCGGTCTTCCCACATCTATCAGAATGCTGTCATGTACAAATCCGTGGATATGTTCAGTCTGCATCAGATCCAGATACTCCTCCATAACAGAAAACTTGCCGGTTCTTTTTATTTTTTCAAAGATAGCGGGATTGATACAGTGAACGCCACTGAAGGCAAGAGCTTTAAAACCTTTGTTGAATTCCGCAAGCCTCTGTTCTCCCGACTGTACATTAAGCCAGCCTCTCAAAACCATATCGTCGTTGAAAAGTAATTTTCTCGAACTATCTCTATCTGAAACCGCTAAAGTAGCAAAATCTTTTATCTTTTTGTGATACTCAACAAGAGCATTGATATTGATCTCTGTTAAAATATCAGCGTTCATGATCAGAAAATCTTCCCCGTGATCGAGGAATTTTCTAGCAAAAATCAAGCCGCCACCGGTTTCCAGCAGCTCATTCCTCTCATCCGAGATTTCAATGCTGCATCCGAAATTACTGTTTTTATTTAAAAATTCAACAATCTGATTTCCAAAATGATGGATATTGATCACAAAATCTTTTATTCCGAAGCTTTTAAGATAATTTATATTTCTTTCCAGAAGCGGTATGCCGTTTACCTTAGCAAGGGCTTTTGGATGATGATCCGTAAAAGGTTTCAGCCTTGTGCCTTTCCCGGCAGCGAAAATTAAAGCTTTCATATAGTATAGGTAATGAGTGATGGGTAATGAGTGATTTAAGGATTCGATAATAAGTATAATAAATAGTACTTATTGCTCATTATCCATTACTCACATTCAGGTGGTGCTGTTCGTCATGGTGAAGGCTTATCTCTGTTCCTTCCGGATATTTTTCTTTGATAAATTCAGCAATTTTGATTGCTGAATAAACTGATCTGTGCTGTCCTCCCGTACATCCGAAACTGATCTGCAGGTCTTCAAAGCCTCGTGCCAGGTAATTATCAATATTAATTGATATAATAGCTTTTACCAGCTCCAGGAATTTAGGCATTTCAGTTTTTGTTTCAAGATATTCCTGAACTCCGATATCGTTTCCTGTCTGGATTTTATATTCTTCAATTCTTCCGGGATTCAAAATTCCTCTGCAGTCGAAGGTAAAACCTCCGCCATTTCCTGAATTGTCCTTGGGAATTCCTCCTTTTTTGTATGAAAAACTGTGTATGTCGATGTGTAGCATTGTTCTTTATTTTTATTAAACCATTAAGGCTCTTTTCGTTTTATATTGATTTTAACCTTCGATTTGGCTCGGGTTGACATGTCTTTTAATTGATATTAATGATTCAAAATAGTATTGATTTTTAATTTTAAATCTTCCGCAGAAAGCTGTTCTATTACCTTTTTCAGCTCCGGGTATTCTTTCATCTGCTCCCAGGATGACGCAAACTCTGTGATATTCTGAATTCCTTTTTCAAAACTGGCTAAGAAATGCTGCTTCCGTTGAATCAGTCCTCTAAAACCATAAGCTCCAAGAACCTGTAAGAATCTCATCATCTGAATGGGCTTTACCGAATTCTTTAGTTGATTTTTAGTAGTCTCACTATCAAATTGTTCTATGTAATAATTGAGCATTTCATGTTTAAAATCTTCCGGAAAATCAGCTTTAGCCTGGAAAAGAAAAGAGATGACATCATACATCAGCGGCCCTTCCATAGCAGACTGATAGTCGATGAACGAAACTTTACTTTCTTTGTTAACCATAATGTTTCTGGCCTGAAAATCACGGATCATAATTCCTTTAGGCTCAAGATTTTCAATAAGATTGGCAATCTGTTTAAATTCTTTCAGCAGTGAAGATTTTTGATATTCCAGTTCCAGGACATCCGCTACAAAATTTTTGAAATAGTACAAATCGTGGATTATAGGAAGCTCATCATACTTTTCGTATTCAAACGTTTTAGAAAAGTCAATTTTCCCTTGGGTTTGGATCTGAAGCTGAAAAAGTTTTTCTAAGGTCTGTTCTACTAAGCTTTTTACATGAGCAGAAAGTCCTTCTTTGGTAATAATCTCTGAAAGTGTCTGTCCACCAAGAAATTCCTGTATATACATCTTTCTGTTGTCTGAGACCGCGAAAATAGTGGGAGTATTCAATTTTAAACCTGAAAAAATTTCTGAATAATACAGGAAACTTTCATTTTCCGGGATATTTTCATTGCTCGTAACAATATATTTTCCGGTGCTGGATGATGCCAGGAAATTTACCCTGGCAGAACCGCTTTGAGCGAGCGTAATGAACTCAGACGATGGTTCCCCCAGATAGTTTTCAAAAAATAGTTTTGCGTTTTTGGAAGTCATAATATGGAAACAAATATACTAATTTAATGGGAGTTTATGAGTTTGAGGGTTTTGGGTTTGAGTTTTGGGACTCAAGTTGAGTTATCTCAGGCTGAAGAGCTTGGAAGTTGCAGATATTAATTGAGACTTGAGACTGGTTAATTATTATTTTATCATTTAAAGTCCAATGTCTGATATTTGAAATCAAAACATTTATTAGCTTGAATTTCAGTCTATTTTTTATATTTGTACTATGCTAAAGGATTTTAAACCGGTTTTAAGCATTTTGCTGAGATTTATTGTCATCTATTTGGTGCTGCTTTTTGCGTATCAGTTTTACCTTAATAGTTTTAAGGCCGACGGACTGGATCCTTTTTCGCAGATAGTTGCCAGGCAGGTTACTTCTATCCAGAATGTGATGGGATTTCCTACACTGCTTTATAATGATGTGAAAAACGAGCAGGTTTGGTTTTATGTGAAGAAAAATTATGCAACAAGAATGGTGGAAGGTTGCAATGCTATTTCTGTCATGATCCTGTTCACCTCTTTTGTATTTGCTTTTTATAAGGGCTCAAAAACATTTATTTTTGTACTTGTGGGCCTTGTATTGCTTTATGTCATGAATATTATAAGGATTGCGGGTCTGAATATTGTAGTAACGGATCATAAAGAATATGGAAAAATATTCCATGACTTTATTTTTCCGGCGGTTATTTACGGAACGGTGATCATTCTTTGGCTGATATGGATTAAATTCTTTGCTTTAAAAAATGAAAATTCTTAACTGGCTTTTAATAATAGCGGGAGTCTGTGGTCTTGTAGGCGTGCGGTTGCTGGAAGATAAAATCTTTTACGATCCTTTCCTGGAATATTTTCATGAAGCGAATAAAAATATTACATTCCCGCAGTTTGAATGGGCAAAATTAATTGTAGGACATCTTTTCAGGTTTATCCTTAATCTTATTTTTTCCTGTCTGATTATCCAGTGTCTTTTTAAAAACAGGCAATGGACAGTACAGGGAGCATTGCTGATCAGCATTATTTTTATGATTACGTTCCCTATTTATCTTTACTGCATCTATGACCGGTTTGAAATAGGCTATCTTTTTTCCTTTTATATGAGAAGGTTTGTCATTCAGCCTTTAGCACTGCTTTTAATTGTTCCGATGTTTTACTATAGAAAGCAAAGCAGTTAAGTAAGTTAGTCTGCAGTATGCTTATCAACACTTGTCACATTTTCCGGAGTCCATTGAACTCTTTTTACAAAATCTTTTTCTCGGACAGGACAGTCTTTGATCTGGCATACAGAACATGATACAGGCTTGCAGTCATCCATATGGAAGTTGAATTCTACGCTTCTGTTGGTGTTTTTAGCCAATAAAATGATCATTTTTTCCATTTCGTTATGAGCTTCCCGAAGGCTGTAATACCAAGGAAGGGTAATGTGAGCATCGATGTGGAGATTGGCTCCGAACTGCTGGATCTTCATATTGTGAACATCAATCCATTCTATTCTTCTGTTGTCTTCAAGTACTCGGATGATCTGGTTTAATAATTCAGGATCCTGTTCATCCATAATACCACTTAAAGATTTTCTGACAATCTTATAACCAACAAAGATAATATAAGCTCCAAAAGTCAGAGCTACAGCAGAATCCAGCCAGTAAATCTTTGTGAAATAAACCACAATTAAGCTAATGACAACACCAAGCGTTGTGATGGTGTCGGACTGTAGATGTTTTCCGGATGCAATAAGAACCAGGGAATTTTCTGCCTTCCCTTTTTTAATGGAAATATAACCCAGAAGGTAATTGACAATAGCGGTGGCAGCAATGATCCATATTCCAAGGTCCAGCTTATTGAGCGTTTTTCCTACGATGAGACTGTTGATGCCTTCATAGATAATCATAATCCCGGCAATGGCTATTAAAGCACCTTCAATACCGGATGTTACAAATTCTACTTTTCCGTGGCCGTAAGGGTGGTCATCATCCTTTGGCTTGGCTGCAAGAT
The Chryseobacterium sp. W4I1 DNA segment above includes these coding regions:
- a CDS encoding nucleotidyltransferase family protein, coding for MKALIFAAGKGTRLKPFTDHHPKALAKVNGIPLLERNINYLKSFGIKDFVINIHHFGNQIVEFLNKNSNFGCSIEISDERNELLETGGGLIFARKFLDHGEDFLIMNADILTEININALVEYHKKIKDFATLAVSDRDSSRKLLFNDDMVLRGWLNVQSGEQRLAEFNKGFKALAFSGVHCINPAIFEKIKRTGKFSVMEEYLDLMQTEHIHGFVHDSILIDVGRPESVIEAEKHFK
- a CDS encoding exosortase F system-associated protein, producing the protein MKILNWLLIIAGVCGLVGVRLLEDKIFYDPFLEYFHEANKNITFPQFEWAKLIVGHLFRFILNLIFSCLIIQCLFKNRQWTVQGALLISIIFMITFPIYLYCIYDRFEIGYLFSFYMRRFVIQPLALLLIVPMFYYRKQSS
- a CDS encoding aminoglycoside phosphotransferase family protein; translated protein: MTSKNAKLFFENYLGEPSSEFITLAQSGSARVNFLASSSTGKYIVTSNENIPENESFLYYSEIFSGLKLNTPTIFAVSDNRKMYIQEFLGGQTLSEIITKEGLSAHVKSLVEQTLEKLFQLQIQTQGKIDFSKTFEYEKYDELPIIHDLYYFKNFVADVLELEYQKSSLLKEFKQIANLIENLEPKGIMIRDFQARNIMVNKESKVSFIDYQSAMEGPLMYDVISFLFQAKADFPEDFKHEMLNYYIEQFDSETTKNQLKNSVKPIQMMRFLQVLGAYGFRGLIQRKQHFLASFEKGIQNITEFASSWEQMKEYPELKKVIEQLSAEDLKLKINTILNH
- a CDS encoding DUF6702 family protein, which produces MKKLLYISGILTFFVLMSFMYVDFFSSMTKVDYIDGSKTLKFTTKMNTNHISDAIKINPNTAGFEAEVKKYVNNNFDVYINGSPKTITFTGSQVSGETVWVYFETSGVSDINTLKIKNTILLSSFPKQFNVVSIAYKGSQKVMNFQRGKEVNEVSF
- a CDS encoding RNase adapter RapZ, with the translated sequence MLHIDIHSFSYKKGGIPKDNSGNGGGFTFDCRGILNPGRIEEYKIQTGNDIGVQEYLETKTEMPKFLELVKAIISINIDNYLARGFEDLQISFGCTGGQHRSVYSAIKIAEFIKEKYPEGTEISLHHDEQHHLNVSNG
- a CDS encoding TIGR00730 family Rossman fold protein, encoding MEMEGTRDESLINPELDINETKLHNSLRQKTWDETITKDSWMVFKVMAEFVDGYEKLAKIGPCVSIFGSARLKPESKYYEMAVEIAEKITKLGFGIITGGGPGIMEAGNKGAFNGQGRSIGLNIDLPFEQHFNPYINKSYSMNFDYFFVRKVMFVKYSQGFVVMPGGFGTLDELTEAITLIQTNKIGKFPIVLVGSEFWGGLLEWFKATLLKEGMIAEDDLDLYRVVDTADEAVAHIKAFYDKYSVNVNF
- the xrtF gene encoding exosortase family protein XrtF; translation: MLKDFKPVLSILLRFIVIYLVLLFAYQFYLNSFKADGLDPFSQIVARQVTSIQNVMGFPTLLYNDVKNEQVWFYVKKNYATRMVEGCNAISVMILFTSFVFAFYKGSKTFIFVLVGLVLLYVMNIIRIAGLNIVVTDHKEYGKIFHDFIFPAVIYGTVIILWLIWIKFFALKNENS
- a CDS encoding cation diffusion facilitator family transporter, translated to MENKKTITHKDKIGFQKIIAVFGVILFIGKIIAWKLTNSDAVFSDAMESVVNVISAFMGLYSLHLAAKPKDDDHPYGHGKVEFVTSGIEGALIAIAGIMIIYEGINSLIVGKTLNKLDLGIWIIAATAIVNYLLGYISIKKGKAENSLVLIASGKHLQSDTITTLGVVISLIVVYFTKIYWLDSAVALTFGAYIIFVGYKIVRKSLSGIMDEQDPELLNQIIRVLEDNRRIEWIDVHNMKIQQFGANLHIDAHITLPWYYSLREAHNEMEKMIILLAKNTNRSVEFNFHMDDCKPVSCSVCQIKDCPVREKDFVKRVQWTPENVTSVDKHTAD